The following nucleotide sequence is from Ahniella affigens.
TTCGCCCACGACCGACACATAGGCCGAATCGCCATCCATCGTGATTTGGAACGGCTGCGTGCCGGCATTGCCCGCATAACCAAAATGCACGCTCAAGTAGCCTTGGCTAATCAACGAAAACTCACCGGACGCTGGCGCAGCCTTGGGGCCGGCAATGGGCTGTGCGGGCACTTCGAAAAGGAAGACCGGGCCGATGGCCGTGGCGTCGTCCAGTTGTGCGAAGGCCAATGGAGGCAGCACCGAACCCGACACGGCGAGCAGGGCAATCAGCAGGCGTGAGCGCAGACAGTACGTCATAGGATGAAGCTCCGGAAGTGGCAGTGACAATCGTGGCGGAATCTGGCTGCAGAGGATTTGACTGGCATCAAGCGTGTTCAGACATTTCTGCTGACCGTGCGCGGATGCTCCGATGGTTGGTTGAATCGCGGTGAGCAAGCGCACCGATCGTCATTCATCCGAATAAACGAAGACTTCTGGAAATCCGTGCAAAGAGAATGCGAATGTCTCTTGTTGGCGTCGGCACGCGCGCGGCAATGCGCCCGTAATGTGTGATGGATTACCGAAGACGAGATCGAATGACAAACTGCAGTGGGTCTTTGCGTATTCAGCATCAGCATGGATGCAATGGTCGGGCTCGACATCGAAAGGGATGTGCTGGTTGAAACCAGTTGTTTTCCGAGTGGCCCGTGACTTCCTGACTGCGAGTGTTGACCCTTATGAAGAAGATTGTCGTTGTGATGATGTCCATTTTGTTGGTGCCGGTGGTTCACGCTGAGCGTGTGCTCGCGGGACGAATCCTCAATCCGGTGACTGCGGCGCAACTGCTCGCGGGGGCTGGTGATCCGGCGGTGTCGGCAGATGGTCGATACATCTTCTTCGTATCGACGTCCACCAACCTCGGGCCGCCGGCGAATGGCGCAACCAATCTCTATCGAGCCGATACCGACGCGGCGACGCCCGCGGCCGAATCGATCGTGTTGGCGATGAGTGCGTTGGGAACCGGCAATACCATTGCGCCGTCGAGTTCGGGCGGCGGCACGGTCGTGGCGTTCGAGACGCTCGCTGGCAACCTGGGTGGCAACCATGGCAGCTTTGCGGATATCTATGTGAGTCACCAGATTGATCTGCCGCAGAATGAAGTGGGCTTCGACACGCGGCTGGTCAGTAGCGGCCTGGGCGGTGCTGCTCCCAATGGGGCGTCACGCACACCGTCGATATCGGCTGATGGTCGTTACGTGGCCTTCTGGTCGGATGCCAGCAATCTGGTCAGCAACGACACCAACAACAGTCCAGATATTTTCATGGTCAGTGTCGACGGGGGATTGATTGGCAGTGTTGAGCGCGCGAGCGTTGATTCAAGCGAAGTCCCGATTCCGGGTGCGAGTCGGTTCCTGTCGAATCAAGCCTGGTCGGCCAATAGCCAGTTGCTGGTGTTTTCTGCAGATGCGGAAATCGACGGCGCTAATCCCGGCAACCTGGAGGATGTGTTCATTCGCGATCGCGCGGCCGGTACCACGAGCCTGATCAGCAAGTTCAGCAATGGCGCGCCATTCACGGGCTCATCCGATCAGGCGTCCATTTCCAGCAACGGTCGATACGTCGCGTTTCGCTCATTTCAACTTGGCGCTGGCATCAGTGGCAGCCGGGTGTTCGTTCGCGATCGGCAAGCGCAGACCACGTTCAGTGTCCCGGTGCCGCCGGGTGCGACCGTCTGCGAGGAACCGAAAGTCGACTTGTCGGCGAACGTGCTGATGCAATGTGGCAGTGCTCAGGTTGGCGGTTCGCAACAGGCCTGGCTGTGGCAGGCGAACAGTGCGAGCTTTGTACGGTTGAGCCGAAGTCCGGCGAATGCGGAGGGCAACCTGGTCTCTGGCAGTGTGACCAGTCAGAGTGACGACAGCAGCGTGCTCGTGTTCGACTCCAGCGCCAGCAACTTGGATCCCGGCGACACCAACAACAGCAGCGATGTCTTTGTCGATATCGATTCGCATCGCCTGTACGCCCTATTCGCCGATGGCTTCGAGTAAATTGCGTCACGCCTGGTGATCCTCACGATCCGATGAACTCATCTCGGGTAACCTGTCGAGATGGCTACTGTCACCTCTTCCGAAACCATCAACGCGAGCACGGCCCTCATCCAACAGGATGCCGTCGTGCTCGGCATTCTCGCCGCGATTCTGGGCGTCGTATTCTGGAGCAGTAGTCGCCCAAGCGGCTTCTGGAAACGCTTCTACGGCGTCGTGCCGGCCTTGCTGCTCTGCTACCTATTGCCGGCGATCTTGAATACCGCCGGCGTGATCGATGGTGCGACGTCAGGTTTGTATCCGATGGCGCGCGACTATTTGCTGCCGAGCTCGCTGGTCCTGCTGTGCTTGGCGATCGATATCAAAGGCTTGTCACGACTCGGAATCAAGGCGATTCTGATGTTTCTGGCCGGCACGGCGGGCGTGATGCTCGGCGCGGTGGTGTCGTTTCTGATGCTGCGCTTCATCCATCCAGAAACTGTCGCAGGTGATACGTGGCGCGGCATGGCCACACTCGCCGGCAGTTGGATCGGCGGTGGCGCCAATCAGGCAGCGATGAAGGAAGTGTTCGCAGTGGATGCCACACTGTTTGGCCAGTTTGTCGCGGTCGACATTCTGGTCGCGAATGCCTGGATGGCAGGGTTGTTGATCCTCGCTGGTCGGGCCGCAAAATTTGATCGCTGGGTCGGTGCCGATACGAGCGCGATCGAGTCGCTGCAGGCCCGCCTGAGCGCCTTTCAGGCCCAGCATGAGCGGAATCCCACGCTCGCCGACATCATGGTCATCGTGGGCATCGCGCTCGCGGTGACGGGCTTGTCGCATTTCTTGTCCGGGCCGATTGTTGCGTGGATCGGTAGTCTGCCCGCGTCGTGGCGTCTGCAGGACTACAGTCTGACGTCCGGCTTCTTCTGGCTCGTCGTGTTGGCGACGACCTTCGGCGTGATGTTGAGTCTGACCAAGGCGCGGCTCCTGGAAGGGGCGGGTGCGTCCAAAATTGGCACGGCGTTCTTGTATTTCCTCATTGCGACGATCGGCATGCACATGGACCTCAAGGCCTTGCTCGACAAGCCTTGGCTGTTTGCACTCGGCGCGATCTGGATTCTGACGCACGGGCTCGTGCTGCTGATCGCGGCGCGCGTGCTGCGGGCGCCCGCCTTCTTTTTGGCCGTGGGGTCGCAGGCGAATATCGGCGCGGCGGCCTCGGCCCCGGTCGTTGCCTCGGCGTTCCATCCGGCGCTGGCCCCGGTGGGCGTGCTGCTCGCGGTGCTCGGCTACGCCCTGGGTACCTACTGCGCGTATCTTGTGGGACTGTTCCTGCAGCGCTTGGCTGGGTGAGTCCGGTTGGCTTGGTCTGCGCTTACTTGCAGCCACCCTGAGGTCGATCAGCGTCGCGCTAGTCGCCGCAATCGGTTTTCAGAAACGCCCGTGCGAAGCGCCAATCGCGATCCACGGTGCGAGTCGACACGTTGAGCAGTTCGGCGATTTGTTCGATCGACAGGCCGGCAAACACGTGTAGCTCCACCACATCGGCGGCGCGGGGGTCTTCGCGACTCAGGGCCTGCAGCGCCGAGTCGAGTTCGAGCGCATCCTGCAACGGCGCTGTGGCGAGATCGAACGGCAGGTCCTCCCAATCGGCGCGTTGCCATTCGCCGCCCGCCTTCAAGCGCGCCCGGTTCCGCGCCTGATCGATCAGCAAGTGGCGCATCGCCTTCGCGGCATACGCGTAGAACTGTCGCCGGCTCTCAAATTGCAGCGTGTTGCGAGCAGCCAGATCGAGATAGAGGTCGTGCACCAGCGCGGTGGTGTTCAACGTCACCGCGTGGCCGCGTCGGCGCTCGGCATGCGCCAGGCGCTTGAGCTCTTGATAGAGCGTGGCGACATCGAGTGGCAATGAGGCGTCGGCAGCATCGGACATCGGTTGAGGATAACGTCTGGTTGGTTCCTGAGCACCCACTGTGAACATGGCTGGTCAATCCGATGTGGCCAAGAGCGCGCGGAGCGGTTGCCATTGCGAGTCGTCCCGCAACGCGGGTTTGACATTCAACGCAAACGCCGACTGGGCATGCGTGCGCGCCAATTCTGTTTGCCCGAGCTGCCATTCGGCGAGCGCCTGAATCGCCTGCCATTCGAACTGGCGCGCGGCATGGTTCGGCGCATTGCGCGCGTAGATTGCCGCCACGGGTCGGATGGTTGCGAGCGCTGCTTCGCCCCGCTGGAGTCTGAGCAGCACACGGGCCTTGCTCGCCATGATCATGCCGCTCGCGAAACTCTCTGACAGACCTTTGTCGGCGCGAATGCGGAGGGCTTGATCGATTTCGTCCAGTGCCGCCTGATGTTGGCCCATTGCTGTCAACACGGCGGCATGGCCGGCCAGCGACATCGCGTAGTTCGGGTCATTTGCCCCGAGCATCGCGAGGCGGAGAGACTTGCTGCGCTCGGTCGCGTTCAAGGCCAGAGCCAGCTGGCCCGCGCGCAGGTACGCGTTCCCCAAGCTATTCCACGCCATCGCACAATCGGGCTCGCTCGACATCAACTGTGCGCGTTCGCAACTCGCCAGGACAGCCTGATAGGCCGGAATGGCCAACTCCGGGCCTTGCTGTTCCCCCAAGAGGCCGGCGAGTACCAGCTTGGTCGACAACACTTCCCGATGATCGGGTCCGTCCAGGCGCTGCAACATGTCAAGAGCGGCCTCGGCACTGGCTGTTGCGTCAGCCAGCTGGCCTTGCGCACGCTGGGCGGCCGCGAGGCTGTTCAGATAGGACGCGGTTTCGCGATTGGGGCCCGCAATGATCTGCCGACGAAGCGCGATCGCGGATTCGAGTTGATTGATGCCGGGTTCGGCATCGCCAAGCTGCAAGTCGATGATGCCCAAAACGGCGAGTTGCCGGCTGTACTCCAGATCCTGTGGTAATGCCTGTTGCTGCCAAGCGGTCACCAATGTCTGCATGGTGTGTCGAGCCGCAAGCTGATCACCCATTCGGGATTGGACGCCGGCCAGAAACGTCAACGGGCGCAGACGCTCCGGGCGATCGCTCTGAAACACCATCGGTGCGATGGTGGCGGCCTCTGACGCCTCGGCCAGCGCCACGACGAAGTCTCCGCGTGCTTGCGCCAGATTGGTCAGTGCCAACAAACCCTCGATGGTTGCCGCATCGGATTCGATGCGAACGTCGTTGCGGATCGGCTGCAGCAAGGCGGCGGCCGCATCGATCTGATCGCGGCGAATCAACACATCGGCGCGCGCTGCTTGCGCCCGGAGCCAGAGTCGTTGCTGCGAGGGATCGTTCGCAATGAGGCGATCAACCTGATCGAGCGACGACAACGTGGCGGCATCATCATCTACCAGAGTACTGACTTGCGCCAGCGCGAAGTAAAGCGCCGCCTGATCGGCCGCCGGCAATGTTTGTTTGTGCTGCAGTTCGGTACTCGCGGCCGCGAGCAGGTCGGCAACGGTGGGGCGTTCCGGCTCT
It contains:
- a CDS encoding PD40 domain-containing protein, with protein sequence MKKIVVVMMSILLVPVVHAERVLAGRILNPVTAAQLLAGAGDPAVSADGRYIFFVSTSTNLGPPANGATNLYRADTDAATPAAESIVLAMSALGTGNTIAPSSSGGGTVVAFETLAGNLGGNHGSFADIYVSHQIDLPQNEVGFDTRLVSSGLGGAAPNGASRTPSISADGRYVAFWSDASNLVSNDTNNSPDIFMVSVDGGLIGSVERASVDSSEVPIPGASRFLSNQAWSANSQLLVFSADAEIDGANPGNLEDVFIRDRAAGTTSLISKFSNGAPFTGSSDQASISSNGRYVAFRSFQLGAGISGSRVFVRDRQAQTTFSVPVPPGATVCEEPKVDLSANVLMQCGSAQVGGSQQAWLWQANSASFVRLSRSPANAEGNLVSGSVTSQSDDSSVLVFDSSASNLDPGDTNNSSDVFVDIDSHRLYALFADGFE
- a CDS encoding DUF819 domain-containing protein; translation: MNASTALIQQDAVVLGILAAILGVVFWSSSRPSGFWKRFYGVVPALLLCYLLPAILNTAGVIDGATSGLYPMARDYLLPSSLVLLCLAIDIKGLSRLGIKAILMFLAGTAGVMLGAVVSFLMLRFIHPETVAGDTWRGMATLAGSWIGGGANQAAMKEVFAVDATLFGQFVAVDILVANAWMAGLLILAGRAAKFDRWVGADTSAIESLQARLSAFQAQHERNPTLADIMVIVGIALAVTGLSHFLSGPIVAWIGSLPASWRLQDYSLTSGFFWLVVLATTFGVMLSLTKARLLEGAGASKIGTAFLYFLIATIGMHMDLKALLDKPWLFALGAIWILTHGLVLLIAARVLRAPAFFLAVGSQANIGAAASAPVVASAFHPALAPVGVLLAVLGYALGTYCAYLVGLFLQRLAG
- a CDS encoding ECF-type sigma factor; translation: MSDAADASLPLDVATLYQELKRLAHAERRRGHAVTLNTTALVHDLYLDLAARNTLQFESRRQFYAYAAKAMRHLLIDQARNRARLKAGGEWQRADWEDLPFDLATAPLQDALELDSALQALSREDPRAADVVELHVFAGLSIEQIAELLNVSTRTVDRDWRFARAFLKTDCGD
- a CDS encoding serine/threonine-protein kinase, giving the protein MTETDGQTEATGNLRHWFERCLQQPATDRLAWLAKQDLPTPIRQRLLSMLDADADTGTSPGEPVREWFLSEQEEDWFDPKGLVGSSIGGFQIERLIGEGGMSCVYQASRIGADFDQRVALKVLRSGLHSRLEQRLFRRERQVLASLNHPHIARLIDGGLTERGEPFLVMELVDGVDILRHADTARLTPRARVLLLMETARAVDAAHQQLIVHRDIKPSNILVDRQQQVKLLDFGIAKLLDQDEIMTRTGAGMMTPAYAAPEQKLNQPVSTATDVFALGVVLWELLLGSRPDAHPNTQRPSELARLQATSVHTEHESRQLQRLLRGDLDNILMKALDPEPRLRYRDAGAFADDLQRFLDGQAVLAHPPSRWYRAQKFVQRHRGAVGLTALLTLGLMGSWGVALWQAGIAREQAIQAASQAARADAVKDFMLGIFSAAEARLPEPERPTVADLLAAASTELQHKQTLPAADQAALYFALAQVSTLVDDDAATLSSLDQVDRLIANDPSQQRLWLRAQAARADVLIRRDQIDAAAALLQPIRNDVRIESDAATIEGLLALTNLAQARGDFVVALAEASEAATIAPMVFQSDRPERLRPLTFLAGVQSRMGDQLAARHTMQTLVTAWQQQALPQDLEYSRQLAVLGIIDLQLGDAEPGINQLESAIALRRQIIAGPNRETASYLNSLAAAQRAQGQLADATASAEAALDMLQRLDGPDHREVLSTKLVLAGLLGEQQGPELAIPAYQAVLASCERAQLMSSEPDCAMAWNSLGNAYLRAGQLALALNATERSKSLRLAMLGANDPNYAMSLAGHAAVLTAMGQHQAALDEIDQALRIRADKGLSESFASGMIMASKARVLLRLQRGEAALATIRPVAAIYARNAPNHAARQFEWQAIQALAEWQLGQTELARTHAQSAFALNVKPALRDDSQWQPLRALLATSD